The Alnus glutinosa chromosome 7, dhAlnGlut1.1, whole genome shotgun sequence genome includes a region encoding these proteins:
- the LOC133872296 gene encoding short chain aldehyde dehydrogenase 1-like translates to MEGASLPAPIAKRLEGKVALITGGASGMGEATARLFVQHGAKVIIADVQDELGYSVCRDIGTNTDDISYVHCDVTNESDVQNAVETAVSKHGKLDILFSNAGVTNADSSILDFDLKKYNRVFNVNVLGGFLAAKHAAKVMIPAKKGSILFTSSTASVIHGETPHIYTASKHAVVGLTKNLCVELGEYGIRVNCLSPSGVATPLLRNVCGIQDKKTLEDMICSAANLKGVVFRTEDVAEAALFLASDESKYVSGLNLILDGGRSTTNEAIKNAKEKYGSN, encoded by the exons ATGGAAGGTGCTTCGTTGCCAGCTCCCATTGCCAAGAG GTTGGAAGGGAAGGTGGCCTTGATAACCGGAGGCGCTAGTGGAATGGGCGAGGCTACGGCGAGGCTATTCGTTCAGCATGGTGCTAAGGTTATCATTGCTGACGTACAAGACGAACTTGGGTACTCCGTATGCCGCGACATAGGCACCAATACTGATGACATCTCCTATGTCCATTGCGATGTTACCAACGAGTCTGACGTCCAAAATGCTGTCGAAACCGCGGTCTCAAAGCATGGAAAACTTGACATATTGTTCAGCAACGCAGGAGTTACCAACGCTGATAGCAGCATCTTAGACTTTGACCTCAAGAAATACAACAGGGTCTTTAACGTGAACGTCTTGGGGGGATTCCTGGCAGCCAAACATGCTGCCAAAGTAATGATTCCAGCCAAAAAAGGCAGCATTTTATTCACATCAAGCACTGCGTCAGTGATACATGGAGAAACCCCGCACATCTACACGGCGTCCAAGCATGCGGTGGTGGGATTGACCAAGAATTTGTGTGTGGAGTTGGGGGAGTATGGAATTAGAGTTAATTGCCTATCGCCATCCGGCGTGGCCACTCCTTTGCTAAGGAATGTGTGTGGAATACAAGATAAGAAAACATTGGAAGACATGATTTGTTCAGCGGCAAATCTGAAAGGGGTGGTGTTTAGGACCGAGGATGTTGCAGAGGCAGCACTGTTCTTGGCGAGCGATGAGTCCAAGTACGTGAGTGGCCTCAACCTAATCTTGGATGGCGGTCGTAGCACCACCAACGAAGCTATTAAGAACGCCAAAGAAAAGTATGgttctaattaa